One Epidermidibacterium keratini DNA segment encodes these proteins:
- a CDS encoding HAD-IIIA family hydrolase: MTGTVDTTIVIPTIARASLQTLLESLRDSAGPRPAEIVVVDDRPDPQPLPIPPGVSVTTLRGKGSGPASARNRGWQQARTTWVSFLDDDVVVSADWLTRLATDLARCDEDDEYVAGSAGQVRVPLPSDRRPTDWERSCRGLEDASYITADLSYRRAALAAVGGFDERFPRAYREDADLALRVRMTGGQIVRGERSITHPVREADDWVSLRQQRGNADDALMRVLHGPRWRRVSAAPRGRLPWHIATVLALSTATGGATRRQKKLSTIGAVGWALLTTDFFWRRVAPGPRDRAEVRRLAATSAAIPLAAVYWRLVGTITHRRARPWGRWPSLVLFDRDGTLVHDVPYNGDPDLVSEVDGALRALDSLRERGVPLGVVTNQSAVGRGIISYRDMVRVNDRVASSLGPFTTWHSCPHGPDEGCACRKPAPGMVQRACADVGVDPRQCVVVGDTRADVEAARNAGAIGILVPNRQTEAVDAEYADYVADDLDTAVRWILGRST; the protein is encoded by the coding sequence ATGACCGGCACGGTCGATACCACCATCGTCATTCCGACGATCGCTCGCGCGTCACTGCAGACGTTGCTTGAGTCGCTGCGCGACAGCGCTGGCCCACGGCCGGCGGAGATCGTCGTCGTCGACGACCGGCCCGACCCACAGCCGCTGCCGATCCCGCCCGGAGTATCGGTCACCACCCTGCGCGGCAAGGGATCCGGGCCCGCGAGCGCCCGCAACCGCGGCTGGCAGCAAGCCCGCACCACGTGGGTGTCGTTCCTCGATGACGACGTGGTGGTGAGCGCTGACTGGCTCACCCGGCTGGCGACCGACCTCGCGCGCTGCGACGAAGACGACGAGTACGTCGCCGGCTCCGCCGGGCAGGTACGCGTCCCGTTGCCGTCCGATCGGCGCCCTACCGACTGGGAGCGCAGCTGCCGCGGCCTGGAAGATGCCAGCTATATCACCGCAGATCTGTCGTACCGGCGTGCTGCGCTTGCCGCCGTCGGGGGTTTCGACGAGCGGTTTCCGCGCGCCTACCGCGAAGACGCTGACCTCGCCCTGCGGGTCCGGATGACCGGCGGGCAGATCGTGCGCGGTGAGCGCTCGATCACTCATCCGGTTCGCGAGGCCGATGACTGGGTAAGTCTCAGACAGCAGCGCGGAAACGCCGACGACGCGTTGATGCGCGTGCTCCATGGGCCACGCTGGCGCCGTGTCTCCGCGGCGCCACGCGGACGCTTGCCGTGGCATATCGCGACAGTTCTCGCGTTGTCGACGGCTACGGGGGGAGCGACGCGGCGTCAGAAGAAGCTGAGCACCATCGGTGCCGTGGGGTGGGCATTGCTCACCACCGACTTCTTCTGGCGCCGAGTTGCGCCCGGCCCCCGAGACCGAGCAGAGGTGCGCCGGCTCGCGGCGACCTCAGCCGCGATCCCACTGGCGGCGGTCTACTGGCGCCTCGTGGGCACGATCACGCACCGACGCGCCCGGCCGTGGGGTCGCTGGCCGAGCCTGGTGCTCTTCGACCGCGACGGCACTCTGGTGCACGATGTGCCATATAACGGCGATCCCGACCTCGTGAGCGAGGTCGACGGCGCACTGCGCGCCCTCGACTCCCTGCGCGAGCGCGGCGTACCGCTCGGCGTCGTCACCAACCAGTCCGCGGTCGGACGCGGGATCATCAGCTACCGCGACATGGTCCGCGTCAACGACCGGGTCGCGTCATCGCTCGGACCGTTTACGACCTGGCATAGCTGCCCCCACGGACCCGACGAGGGCTGCGCTTGCCGCAAGCCGGCACCGGGAATGGTGCAGCGCGCGTGTGCCGACGTCGGCGTCGATCCGCGCCAGTGCGTCGTCGTCGGCGACACTCGCGCGGATGTCGAAGCCGCCCGCAATGCCGGTGCCATCGGCATTCTCGTGCCTAATCGGCAGACCGAGGCCGTTGATGCCGAGTACGCCGACTACGTGGCCGACGACCTCGACACCGCCGTGCGGTGGATCCTCGGCAGGTCGACATGA
- a CDS encoding glycosyltransferase: MKIAMISEHANPQAVLGGVDAGGQNVHVDALATALVARGHRVTVHTRREDPDQPVRTRCPGGYDVELVTAGPTEPVPKDDLWQWMPEFARQLAIRWRESPVDIAHAHFWMSGAAACGANDLLARKVPVVQTFHALGSVKRRHQGERDTSPPGRIDVERTLCRRVDHIIATCSDELAELVELGADPERVSIVPCGVDIERFAPSAATPAAQLRLLTVARLVERKGIGDVIAALHQLDDAVLTVVGGPTAAALIADPEAQRLAALARRLDCLDRVHFTGGLSRDAMPELFASSDVVVAAPWYEPFGIVPLEAMASGRPVVGTKVGGLLDTVTPGVTGELVPTHRPDLIADAVRRLTPKRREAYGQAGARRARDIYSWPAVAAQTETALRKVIDAAHHRAVTTSGAWTWTPPTPDQPSISTSSQAR; this comes from the coding sequence ATGAAGATCGCGATGATCTCAGAGCACGCCAACCCACAGGCTGTCCTCGGCGGTGTCGACGCGGGCGGACAAAACGTGCACGTCGACGCGCTCGCGACGGCGCTCGTGGCGCGCGGGCACCGCGTCACGGTCCACACGCGGCGCGAAGATCCCGATCAGCCGGTCCGCACCCGGTGTCCCGGAGGGTACGACGTCGAGCTCGTCACCGCCGGCCCCACCGAGCCGGTGCCGAAAGACGATCTCTGGCAGTGGATGCCGGAGTTTGCCCGGCAGCTTGCCATTCGATGGCGCGAGTCACCGGTCGACATCGCGCATGCGCACTTTTGGATGAGCGGCGCGGCGGCATGCGGGGCGAATGACCTCCTGGCACGCAAAGTGCCTGTGGTGCAGACCTTCCACGCCCTCGGCTCGGTCAAGCGCCGCCACCAGGGTGAGCGTGACACCAGCCCACCCGGGCGGATCGACGTTGAGCGCACGCTGTGCCGCCGCGTCGACCACATCATCGCGACTTGCTCGGACGAGCTGGCAGAGCTCGTCGAGTTGGGGGCCGATCCCGAGCGCGTGAGCATCGTGCCGTGTGGTGTCGACATCGAACGCTTCGCGCCCAGCGCCGCAACGCCGGCCGCACAGCTGCGGTTGTTGACCGTCGCCCGGCTCGTCGAGCGCAAGGGCATCGGCGATGTCATCGCCGCACTGCACCAGCTCGATGATGCGGTCCTGACCGTCGTCGGCGGCCCGACTGCCGCGGCCCTCATCGCCGATCCGGAGGCGCAGCGCCTCGCCGCTCTCGCACGACGCCTCGACTGCCTCGATCGGGTGCACTTCACCGGCGGCCTCTCTCGCGATGCGATGCCCGAGCTCTTCGCGAGCTCCGACGTCGTCGTCGCAGCCCCCTGGTACGAGCCGTTCGGCATCGTGCCTCTCGAGGCGATGGCCAGTGGCCGCCCGGTCGTCGGGACCAAGGTCGGCGGCCTGCTCGACACGGTCACGCCGGGCGTGACCGGCGAGCTGGTGCCGACGCACCGGCCCGACCTCATCGCCGACGCCGTACGCCGCCTCACTCCGAAGCGGCGCGAGGCATACGGACAAGCGGGGGCTCGTCGAGCCCGCGACATCTACAGCTGGCCCGCCGTGGCGGCCCAGACCGAAACCGCGCTGCGCAAGGTCATCGACGCTGCCCACCACCGTGCCGTCACAACGTCAGGAGCCTGGACATGGACGCCTCCCACACCGGATCAGCCCAGCATCTCGACCAGCTCGCAGGCGCGCTGA
- a CDS encoding glycosyltransferase family 9 protein encodes MRRRVLMVRLDGAGDVLLAGPAVRAVAQSCDVVMLTGPAGEPAARLLPGVKDVLSWRCPWVIYDPPAAERADIDDIRRHIEDLHCDAALILTSFHQSPLPTALLLRMAGIAWIGAISIDYPGSLLDLRVNDPGDIHESQRGLRLAEAAGFELGPDDGGGLSLVDDLPDMRHLTGSAPYVVAHPGCSAPARQWSTQRWAEAVATLGAAGRRVIVTGGPSETALAEQVADSDALNLAGQTNLAELAGVLARADAVVVGNTGPAHLAAAAGTPVVSLFAPTVPAVRWRPFGRHVLLGDQDAACRQTRAITCPVPGHPCLQTVRPRDVVDAVDRLTYPATHEMEVVR; translated from the coding sequence ATGAGGCGCCGCGTGCTGATGGTGCGCCTCGATGGAGCCGGCGACGTACTGTTGGCTGGACCGGCGGTCCGCGCGGTCGCCCAGAGCTGTGACGTCGTGATGCTGACCGGTCCGGCCGGCGAGCCGGCGGCCCGGCTCCTCCCCGGGGTGAAGGACGTGCTCAGCTGGCGCTGCCCCTGGGTCATCTACGACCCACCGGCCGCCGAGCGCGCCGATATCGACGACATTCGCCGCCATATCGAGGATCTGCACTGCGACGCGGCGCTCATCCTCACGTCGTTCCATCAGTCACCGTTGCCCACGGCGCTGCTGCTGCGCATGGCCGGCATCGCCTGGATCGGCGCGATCAGCATCGACTACCCCGGCTCGCTGCTGGATCTGCGGGTCAACGATCCCGGTGACATCCATGAGAGCCAACGCGGGCTCCGGCTCGCGGAGGCAGCCGGTTTTGAACTCGGTCCGGACGACGGCGGCGGGCTCTCCCTCGTCGACGACCTGCCCGATATGCGCCACCTGACCGGCTCTGCGCCATACGTCGTGGCCCACCCAGGATGCTCGGCGCCCGCGCGGCAATGGAGCACGCAGCGGTGGGCAGAGGCCGTCGCGACGCTCGGTGCCGCCGGTCGCCGCGTCATAGTCACCGGCGGGCCGTCGGAGACGGCGCTGGCTGAGCAGGTCGCCGACTCGGACGCCCTGAACCTGGCCGGGCAGACCAACCTCGCCGAGCTGGCCGGCGTACTCGCCCGCGCTGACGCGGTGGTCGTCGGCAATACCGGCCCCGCGCACCTGGCTGCCGCCGCGGGTACGCCGGTCGTGTCGCTGTTTGCCCCGACCGTCCCGGCAGTGCGCTGGCGACCGTTCGGGCGCCACGTGCTGCTCGGCGATCAGGACGCGGCGTGCCGCCAGACCCGCGCGATCACCTGCCCGGTGCCCGGCCATCCCTGTTTGCAGACCGTCCGACCCCGCGATGTCGTCGACGCGGTCGATCGGCTCACCTACCCGGCGACCCATGAGATGGAGGTCGTTCGATGA
- a CDS encoding D-sedoheptulose-7-phosphate isomerase, whose protein sequence is MDASHTGSAQHLDQLAGALSRFELGARQAYDWGRALAGELSLGRRLLVAGNGGSAAQAQHLTAELVGRYHRDRPAYSAICLSAETSSLTAIGNDYPPEELFARQVDAHGRAGDVLIALSTSGRSRNIVAAVHRAQSVGLRTWALTGRGPNPTADAAEQAICIDAADTATVQEIHLVALHLICEGFDDVVCPAVESAARGMANA, encoded by the coding sequence ATGGACGCCTCCCACACCGGATCAGCCCAGCATCTCGACCAGCTCGCAGGCGCGCTGAGCCGCTTCGAGCTCGGCGCACGCCAGGCCTACGACTGGGGACGCGCGCTCGCCGGCGAGCTTTCCCTGGGGCGGCGCCTGCTGGTCGCCGGCAACGGCGGCAGCGCCGCCCAAGCCCAGCACCTCACGGCCGAGCTGGTGGGGCGCTATCACCGGGACCGTCCGGCGTACTCGGCGATCTGCCTGAGCGCCGAAACGTCAAGCCTGACGGCGATCGGCAACGACTACCCACCCGAGGAGCTCTTTGCCCGCCAGGTCGATGCGCATGGACGAGCCGGTGACGTGCTGATCGCGCTGTCGACCAGTGGCCGCAGTCGCAACATCGTCGCCGCGGTGCACCGTGCGCAGTCGGTGGGCCTGCGGACGTGGGCGCTGACTGGCCGGGGACCGAACCCCACCGCCGATGCTGCCGAGCAGGCGATCTGCATCGACGCCGCGGACACCGCGACTGTGCAGGAGATCCACCTGGTCGCCCTGCACCTGATCTGCGAGGGCTTTGACGACGTCGTGTGCCCGGCGGTCGAGAGCGCGGCACGTGGGATGGCGAACGCATGA
- the rfaE2 gene encoding D-glycero-beta-D-manno-heptose 1-phosphate adenylyltransferase yields MSRLVIVGESMLDIDLNATAGRLSPDAPVPVLDDPQEHDRPGGAALAALLAATEGAEVTLVTPLADDPAGARVTELLHEAGVTVIATQQRDGTPVKQRIRANGQVIARIDRGGGAQSWTEVPAAADEALAQADAVLVSDYGRGMTLDPLVRELLETAEVPLVWDPHRSGGDPVRGTVVCTPNEHEFADSGDDASDLVALAARRPQWLRGSDAPAAAVTVGGRGAVLITDDSAPLAFPTAPVRGNDTCGAGDRFAGALAIALADGNPLSQAVAHAVRRASDYVARGGAAGLRERSQAPAEGSEDAVALAERVRRDGGTVVATGGCFDVLHAGHVATLEGARQLGDCLIVCVNSDSSVRRLKGPDRPVVAEADRARVLRSLHCVDAVLIFDEDTPTEALRTLRPHIWTKGGDYADHELTERTALAEWGGETFVLPFLEGRSTTRILGSIRGATAPATDQRKGHVL; encoded by the coding sequence ATGAGCCGGCTCGTCATCGTCGGGGAGTCGATGCTCGACATCGACCTCAACGCGACCGCGGGGCGGCTGAGCCCCGACGCTCCCGTGCCGGTTCTCGATGACCCGCAGGAGCACGACCGCCCGGGCGGTGCGGCCCTCGCCGCGCTGCTCGCCGCTACCGAGGGAGCCGAGGTCACCTTGGTCACCCCGCTCGCCGACGACCCGGCGGGTGCCCGGGTCACCGAGCTGCTGCACGAAGCCGGCGTCACCGTCATCGCGACGCAGCAGCGCGACGGCACGCCGGTCAAGCAGCGCATCCGGGCCAACGGACAGGTCATCGCGCGGATCGACCGGGGCGGCGGCGCCCAGTCGTGGACCGAGGTCCCGGCCGCTGCCGACGAGGCCCTGGCGCAGGCCGACGCCGTACTCGTCAGCGACTACGGGCGAGGGATGACCCTCGACCCGCTGGTCCGCGAACTGCTCGAGACCGCCGAGGTGCCCCTCGTCTGGGATCCACACCGCTCCGGCGGCGATCCGGTGCGCGGGACCGTGGTGTGTACGCCGAACGAGCACGAGTTCGCTGACTCCGGCGACGACGCCAGTGACCTCGTGGCGCTTGCGGCGCGCAGACCGCAGTGGCTGCGAGGCAGCGACGCACCGGCCGCTGCGGTCACGGTCGGTGGCCGGGGCGCCGTACTCATCACCGACGACAGCGCGCCGCTCGCGTTTCCGACGGCACCGGTGCGCGGCAACGACACGTGCGGAGCCGGCGACCGGTTTGCCGGGGCGCTCGCCATTGCGCTCGCCGACGGCAATCCGCTGAGCCAGGCGGTGGCGCACGCCGTACGCCGAGCCAGTGACTACGTCGCCCGCGGCGGTGCGGCCGGGCTTCGCGAACGTTCGCAGGCGCCCGCCGAAGGCAGCGAGGACGCGGTGGCGCTCGCCGAGCGAGTACGCCGTGACGGCGGCACAGTTGTCGCGACCGGCGGCTGCTTCGATGTCTTGCACGCCGGGCATGTCGCGACTCTTGAGGGTGCGCGCCAGCTCGGTGACTGCCTCATCGTCTGCGTGAACTCCGACAGCTCGGTCCGACGGCTCAAGGGCCCGGACCGACCGGTCGTAGCTGAGGCCGACCGCGCTCGCGTGCTGCGATCGCTGCACTGCGTGGACGCAGTCCTCATCTTCGATGAGGACACCCCGACCGAGGCACTGCGCACCCTGCGACCGCACATCTGGACGAAGGGTGGCGACTATGCCGACCACGAGCTCACCGAGCGGACCGCGCTCGCCGAGTGGGGCGGTGAGACCTTCGTGCTGCCATTCCTCGAGGGACGCTCGACCACCCGAATTCTCGGTTCGATCCGGGGCGCGACAGCGCCGGCCACCGACCAACGAAAGGGACATGTCCTGTGA
- a CDS encoding SDR family oxidoreductase — protein MSLDRVLITGGASGLGAAVATAVAKSGGQAFVLDRQAPDDGVDHAIVDLADSAATDAAVRAAAERLGGFDGVVCCAGIDSCGRLEDVPAADWERVIQVNLVGTATVARAALDGLRQRHGRLVTIASTLGLRALPDASAYCASKFGVVGLTRALATELAGDVGVTLVIPGGMQTSFFDGRLEQYRPPEDAQLNPPEQVARAIAFALETPAGTEIRELVVTPSQEPSWP, from the coding sequence GTGAGTCTTGACCGCGTTTTGATCACCGGGGGCGCCTCCGGGCTCGGTGCCGCTGTTGCCACCGCCGTCGCGAAGTCAGGAGGGCAGGCGTTCGTGCTCGACCGGCAGGCACCGGACGACGGAGTCGACCACGCGATCGTGGACCTTGCCGACTCGGCCGCGACCGACGCGGCGGTGCGTGCCGCCGCCGAGCGCCTCGGCGGGTTCGATGGCGTCGTCTGCTGCGCCGGCATCGACTCGTGCGGACGCCTGGAAGACGTGCCGGCCGCCGACTGGGAGCGCGTCATCCAAGTCAACCTGGTGGGCACCGCGACGGTTGCGCGCGCGGCCCTGGATGGTCTTCGCCAACGTCACGGCCGCCTCGTGACGATCGCCTCGACGCTCGGGCTGCGGGCGCTGCCGGATGCGTCGGCGTACTGCGCCTCGAAGTTTGGCGTCGTCGGGCTAACCCGCGCGCTCGCGACCGAGCTAGCCGGCGATGTCGGCGTCACCCTTGTCATCCCCGGTGGCATGCAGACCTCGTTCTTTGACGGACGCCTCGAGCAGTACCGCCCGCCTGAGGACGCTCAGCTCAACCCGCCTGAGCAAGTCGCGCGCGCAATCGCGTTTGCGCTAGAAACCCCTGCAGGCACGGAGATCCGCGAACTGGTGGTGACGCCGTCGCAAGAGCCGTCGTGGCCATGA